One Vanacampus margaritifer isolate UIUO_Vmar chromosome 20, RoL_Vmar_1.0, whole genome shotgun sequence DNA window includes the following coding sequences:
- the ube2wb gene encoding putative ubiquitin-conjugating enzyme E2 W-B isoform X1 gives MASMQKRLQKELLALQNDPPPGMTLNEKSVQNTITQWIVDMEGAPGTLYEGEKFQLLFKFSSRYPFDSPQVMFTGGNVPIHPHVYSNGHICLSILTEDWSPALSVQSVCLSIISMLSSCKEKKRPPDNSFYVRTCNKNPKKTKWWYHDDTC, from the exons ATGGCGTCGATGCAG AAACGGCTACAAAAGGAATTATTAGCCCTGCAAAATGATCCACCCCCAGGAATGACGCTGAATGAGAAAAGTGTACAGAACACCATAACTCA GTGGATCGTAGACATGGAGGGGGCCCCCGGCACACTGTACGAAGGCGAAAAATTTCAGCTGCTCTTCAAATTTAGTAGTCGATATCCTTTTGATTCACCTCAG GTAATGTTCACAGGGGGCAATGTACCTATCCACCCTCATGTGTATAGCAACGGTCACATCTGTCTATCCATCCTGACGGAAGACTGGTCACCAGCCCTCTCAGTGCAATCTGTTTGTCTTAGCATTATTAGCATGTTGTCCAGCTGCAAAGAAAAG AAACGACCACCTGACAACTCCTTTTATGTAAGAACGTGTAACAAAAATCCAAAGAAGACAAAATGGTGGTATCACG ATGATACTTGCTAA
- the ube2wb gene encoding putative ubiquitin-conjugating enzyme E2 W-B isoform X2, whose product MTMHKRLQKELLALQNDPPPGMTLNEKSVQNTITQWIVDMEGAPGTLYEGEKFQLLFKFSSRYPFDSPQVMFTGGNVPIHPHVYSNGHICLSILTEDWSPALSVQSVCLSIISMLSSCKEKKRPPDNSFYVRTCNKNPKKTKWWYHDDTC is encoded by the exons ATGAcaatgcat AAACGGCTACAAAAGGAATTATTAGCCCTGCAAAATGATCCACCCCCAGGAATGACGCTGAATGAGAAAAGTGTACAGAACACCATAACTCA GTGGATCGTAGACATGGAGGGGGCCCCCGGCACACTGTACGAAGGCGAAAAATTTCAGCTGCTCTTCAAATTTAGTAGTCGATATCCTTTTGATTCACCTCAG GTAATGTTCACAGGGGGCAATGTACCTATCCACCCTCATGTGTATAGCAACGGTCACATCTGTCTATCCATCCTGACGGAAGACTGGTCACCAGCCCTCTCAGTGCAATCTGTTTGTCTTAGCATTATTAGCATGTTGTCCAGCTGCAAAGAAAAG AAACGACCACCTGACAACTCCTTTTATGTAAGAACGTGTAACAAAAATCCAAAGAAGACAAAATGGTGGTATCACG ATGATACTTGCTAA